One stretch of Pedobacter riviphilus DNA includes these proteins:
- the gldG gene encoding gliding motility-associated ABC transporter substrate-binding protein GldG, whose protein sequence is MKLKNKWVNFAVVTITLVILNILGQNIFYRFDFTADKRFTLSEKTKTLLQKNEKPVIVTVFLAGELPPAFKRLQAAVSDILADYQAYAKAEVKVVFVDPIAGLNQADQDTVINNLYERGIEATNLSVKTESGLTQKLVFPMAMMESGGKELPIKLFQNLDTRGNYEDNINRSIESLEYTFTSSLKKVLSGDNPRIGFSESNGELSDLQLADAIHTLSNSYLVGRIDLNNIDKAGLDKLKMLIIAKPKKPFTETEKYKINYFVMNGGRVLWSIDQVNAELDSLRGKSGQMAVNSNLNLDDMLFMYGARVNYNIIADPANSAEIPVSTGVVGGQNQMQLVPWIYYPILLPDTAESVVKKLDGVKSEFPSTVDTIGVKGVKKSYILATSPYNKVYNVPKLFSLQMLREQLDPRSFQSKPQHAGLMLEGNFPSVFAGRPLPATITQPYTLESTSKPAKMIVIGDGDIFKNQVSEQNGTPFPLGFDRYSQRTFGNKALLLNIVDYFTDNDNLIALRNKEVKIRLLDKAKIKLEKTKWQFINVVAPLLLLIFFAIFQHYYRKYKYAK, encoded by the coding sequence ATGAAGCTGAAGAATAAATGGGTTAATTTCGCTGTCGTAACAATAACACTGGTTATTTTAAATATTTTGGGTCAGAATATTTTTTATCGTTTTGATTTTACTGCCGATAAACGTTTTACACTGAGCGAAAAAACAAAAACCTTGCTACAGAAAAATGAAAAGCCAGTAATCGTAACTGTATTTTTAGCTGGAGAATTACCACCTGCTTTTAAAAGGTTGCAGGCTGCGGTGTCGGATATTTTAGCTGATTATCAGGCCTACGCTAAAGCTGAAGTTAAAGTGGTTTTCGTTGATCCGATAGCGGGACTTAATCAGGCCGATCAAGATACAGTGATCAATAATTTATACGAAAGAGGTATTGAGGCAACCAATTTAAGTGTTAAAACGGAAAGTGGATTAACACAGAAACTCGTATTTCCGATGGCTATGATGGAAAGCGGGGGGAAAGAATTGCCTATTAAACTCTTCCAGAATTTAGATACCAGGGGGAATTACGAAGACAATATAAACCGCTCTATTGAAAGTTTGGAGTATACCTTTACTTCGAGTTTAAAGAAAGTGCTTTCAGGTGATAATCCTCGGATTGGCTTTTCTGAATCAAATGGTGAACTTTCCGATTTACAATTGGCCGATGCCATCCATACGCTATCGAACAGTTATTTGGTTGGCCGTATTGATTTGAATAATATTGATAAAGCTGGGCTTGATAAATTGAAAATGTTGATTATCGCCAAGCCTAAGAAACCTTTTACAGAAACTGAGAAATACAAAATCAACTATTTTGTAATGAACGGTGGGAGAGTACTCTGGAGTATTGATCAGGTAAATGCAGAATTGGATAGTTTGCGGGGAAAAAGTGGGCAGATGGCTGTTAACAGTAATTTGAACCTGGATGACATGCTTTTTATGTACGGGGCAAGGGTTAATTATAATATTATTGCCGATCCGGCAAATAGTGCTGAAATTCCAGTTTCAACGGGAGTTGTAGGTGGGCAGAACCAAATGCAATTGGTGCCCTGGATTTATTATCCTATTTTATTGCCTGATACGGCTGAAAGTGTGGTGAAAAAATTGGATGGTGTAAAATCTGAATTTCCAAGTACGGTAGATACTATTGGTGTTAAAGGCGTAAAGAAATCGTATATTTTAGCTACATCTCCCTATAATAAGGTTTATAATGTGCCGAAATTGTTTAGCTTGCAAATGTTAAGGGAGCAGTTAGATCCTCGGTCTTTCCAAAGTAAACCACAACATGCTGGTTTAATGTTAGAAGGTAATTTTCCATCGGTTTTTGCCGGGCGACCCTTACCTGCTACCATTACACAGCCTTATACCTTGGAGAGCACAAGTAAACCTGCTAAAATGATTGTGATAGGAGATGGCGATATTTTTAAAAACCAGGTATCGGAGCAAAATGGAACTCCCTTTCCATTAGGTTTCGATCGTTATTCGCAGCGCACTTTTGGCAATAAGGCTTTATTGCTCAATATTGTTGATTATTTTACCGATAACGACAACTTAATTGCGTTGCGGAATAAGGAAGTAAAAATTAGATTGTTGGATAAAGCCAAAATTAAACTCGAAAAAACTAAATGGCAATTTATAAATGTTGTAGCGCCCTTGCTATTGTTAATATTCTTTGCGATTTTTCAACATTATTACCGCAAATACAAGTACGCTAAATAA
- the dnaN gene encoding DNA polymerase III subunit beta gives MRFIVSTSTLLKHLQTVNGASSSSTVLPILENFLFEIKDGNLTISATDLQTSMTTALAVESKEEGKVAVPSKILLDTLKTLPDQPIAFNIDDSTFAIEISAGDGKYKLSGENGDDFPKIPVVENASSVNLPASVLTEAITKTIFAVSNDELRPAMTGVFCQLSPQHITFVATDAHKLVRYRRMDSKADKATSFILPKKALTLLKAALPSTDINVSVDYNATSAFFKFENINLVCRLIDERYPDYEAVIPTNNPNKLIIDRSLFLNTLRRVVIFANKTTHQVRLKISGSELNISSEDLDFANEAHERLSCQYDGEDLEIGFNARFLIEMLSNLSGDEVTLELSTPNRAGLLIPQTNDENEDVLMLVMPVMLNNSY, from the coding sequence ATGAGATTTATTGTATCCACATCAACTCTATTAAAACACTTACAAACCGTAAATGGTGCATCAAGCAGCAGTACGGTTTTGCCTATATTAGAAAATTTTCTCTTCGAAATTAAAGATGGAAACTTAACTATCTCTGCTACCGATCTGCAAACCAGTATGACAACTGCTCTGGCTGTAGAATCAAAGGAAGAAGGTAAAGTTGCCGTTCCGTCTAAAATTTTATTAGATACGCTTAAAACATTACCAGATCAACCGATTGCATTTAATATCGATGATAGTACTTTTGCGATCGAGATCAGTGCTGGAGATGGTAAATATAAATTGAGTGGTGAAAATGGCGATGATTTTCCGAAGATTCCGGTAGTAGAAAATGCATCTTCAGTAAATTTGCCTGCCTCAGTTTTAACTGAAGCCATTACAAAAACTATTTTTGCTGTAAGTAACGATGAGTTGCGCCCGGCTATGACAGGTGTATTCTGTCAGTTATCTCCTCAGCACATCACCTTTGTAGCTACCGATGCACATAAACTGGTGAGATACCGCCGTATGGATAGTAAAGCAGATAAAGCAACATCTTTTATTCTTCCTAAAAAGGCTTTAACACTTTTAAAAGCTGCTTTACCTTCAACTGATATTAATGTATCAGTAGATTATAATGCAACAAGCGCTTTCTTTAAGTTCGAAAATATCAATTTAGTGTGTCGTTTAATAGACGAACGCTATCCAGATTATGAGGCGGTAATTCCAACCAATAATCCTAACAAACTAATTATCGACAGAAGTTTATTCTTAAATACACTTCGTAGGGTTGTAATTTTTGCCAATAAAACGACACATCAGGTAAGGTTGAAAATTAGCGGCAGCGAACTAAACATCTCTTCTGAGGATTTGGATTTTGCTAATGAAGCACACGAGCGTTTAAGCTGTCAATATGACGGCGAAGACCTCGAAATAGGCTTTAATGCACGCTTTTTGATCGAAATGTTAAGTAATTTAAGTGGTGATGAAGTGACTTTAGAACTTTCGACACCAAATAGAGCAGGGCTTTTAATTCCGCAAACCAATGACGAAAATGAAGACGTTTTAATGTTGGTGATGCCTGTGATGCTAAATAATAGTTATTAA
- a CDS encoding DUF4397 domain-containing protein, whose translation MKIYNNLSKSIILLTCLCSSIGLSSCKKDNPDEVVKGQAKVKMVNASQANENQDVYLDNEKLTSVALAFGETSDYVRIPSGNRSISYTGTNNTTTDTSFNFTPSITYTTFLVTNKKGEMEIVSYEDNLSNTEVGKAKIKLINLTPNFATGINVMVEGGTQFVNGLAFKEASTYFTVDTGFNLRYTVVGSGNVKTIQSTALEAGKIYTIWFSGTTVATLGAHIITDN comes from the coding sequence ATGAAAATCTATAACAATCTCTCGAAATCGATAATTTTGCTCACCTGCTTATGTAGTAGTATAGGCTTGTCATCCTGTAAAAAGGATAATCCAGATGAAGTAGTAAAAGGCCAGGCCAAGGTAAAAATGGTTAATGCATCGCAGGCCAACGAGAACCAGGATGTTTATCTCGATAACGAAAAACTAACCAGTGTAGCTTTAGCTTTTGGCGAAACCAGCGATTACGTAAGAATACCTTCTGGTAATAGAAGCATTTCTTATACCGGCACAAATAACACCACTACTGATACTTCTTTTAACTTTACACCGTCTATTACCTACACAACTTTTCTGGTAACCAATAAAAAAGGAGAAATGGAAATAGTAAGTTATGAAGATAACTTAAGTAATACCGAAGTAGGTAAAGCTAAAATTAAACTGATTAACCTGACGCCTAATTTTGCTACCGGCATAAATGTGATGGTTGAAGGCGGTACCCAGTTTGTGAATGGACTGGCTTTTAAAGAAGCATCTACCTATTTTACTGTAGATACAGGATTCAATTTAAGATATACAGTAGTAGGTTCTGGTAATGTTAAAACCATCCAAAGTACGGCTTTAGAAGCAGGGAAGATATATACCATTTGGTTTAGCGGTACTACTGTAGCAACATTAGGAGCGCATATCATTACCGATAATTAA
- a CDS encoding DUF4397 domain-containing protein — protein sequence MKNKVLFLKIFLLFALAVLISSCIKNNNLIEGDAKVRYFQSAVTDTTQNFFLNGIQSGASTTYGSNSNYVVVAGDSTYTITSKNINTGIDVASTSSKFEIGANYSIFYTRTTATSPPVLKVYKDDVKQDLNVVTLNFLNLGYTLGSDVIIKDDGGSFTEFVAKYGEKSTHKVTLSKATHISFALQTPIATQPLVLTLDSLPPTTSPATSVAISKGLVYYVLLDGSKKGELQMRLVSSN from the coding sequence ATGAAAAACAAAGTACTGTTTCTAAAAATATTTCTTCTTTTTGCACTTGCCGTTTTAATTAGCTCATGCATTAAAAACAATAATCTAATTGAAGGCGATGCTAAAGTTAGGTATTTCCAGTCTGCAGTAACGGATACGACGCAGAACTTTTTCTTAAATGGTATCCAATCAGGTGCTTCAACAACTTATGGATCAAATAGTAATTATGTTGTTGTTGCCGGAGACTCAACTTATACCATCACTTCTAAAAATATAAATACAGGGATAGATGTGGCAAGCACAAGTTCTAAGTTTGAAATTGGTGCTAATTATTCGATTTTTTATACACGTACAACAGCTACAAGCCCGCCGGTATTAAAGGTTTATAAAGATGATGTAAAACAGGATCTTAATGTAGTAACGTTGAATTTTTTAAACTTGGGCTACACTTTAGGATCAGATGTGATTATTAAGGATGATGGTGGTAGTTTTACTGAATTCGTTGCTAAATATGGCGAAAAATCGACTCATAAAGTTACTTTAAGTAAAGCAACACACATTTCTTTTGCCCTTCAAACCCCAATTGCAACCCAACCGCTAGTTTTAACTTTAGATTCTCTTCCTCCTACTACTAGTCCAGCCACATCAGTAGCCATTTCAAAGGGATTGGTTTATTATGTATTATTGGACGGATCAAAAAAAGGAGAGCTCCAAATGCGCTTAGTTTCTTCCAACTAA
- a CDS encoding DedA family protein, translating to MELLQQLIDFILHIDVHLAEIVNEYRTWTYLILFLIIFAETGFVVTPFLPGDSLLFAMGALIAGEHETGLNIWIMLIILIVAAILGNTVNYKLGSVLGAGVFKEKNKILKLKYYHQSHEFFEKHGGKAIMLSRFLPIFRTIAPFVAGIAKMPFGRFTYYNIIGGVAWIFALLMGGYLLGQIPVIKNNFELVIIFIAVVTFVPAIWAAIRSRLQPKKIEAIIEGEDTKL from the coding sequence ATGGAACTACTACAACAGCTTATAGATTTTATTCTTCATATAGATGTACATTTAGCTGAAATTGTTAACGAATATCGCACCTGGACATATCTCATTTTATTCCTGATCATTTTTGCTGAAACTGGTTTTGTGGTAACACCATTCCTTCCTGGCGATTCGTTGCTTTTTGCAATGGGTGCTTTAATTGCAGGCGAACATGAAACCGGTTTAAATATCTGGATCATGCTCATTATATTAATTGTAGCAGCAATTTTAGGAAATACAGTTAATTATAAACTGGGGAGTGTTTTAGGCGCGGGGGTATTTAAAGAAAAGAACAAAATTTTGAAGCTTAAATATTATCATCAATCTCACGAATTTTTTGAGAAACACGGAGGTAAGGCCATTATGTTAAGCAGGTTTCTTCCAATTTTCAGAACCATAGCGCCATTTGTAGCGGGAATAGCGAAAATGCCTTTTGGTCGTTTTACTTACTATAACATTATTGGCGGTGTAGCTTGGATATTTGCGTTGTTGATGGGAGGGTATCTGTTAGGACAAATCCCGGTAATTAAAAATAATTTTGAACTGGTTATTATTTTTATTGCTGTGGTAACTTTTGTCCCTGCTATCTGGGCAGCTATCAGAAGCCGTTTACAACCTAAAAAGATTGAAGCAATTATCGAAGGAGAGGATACCAAGTTATAA